The following are encoded together in the Deltaproteobacteria bacterium genome:
- a CDS encoding Ig-like domain-containing protein, translating to MKGATITRWVACTASAALLAACGGEVPAPSGRSLSAPVTAAAATDNRAPRIARVTLDPAAPHAGDDVVARVEALDPDGDAVELQFAWTVGGRRVAGRGASLQVPAQAGKGVAIEVEVTAHDGRTGSEPMSAFARVGNRPPELLGAHIEPVEKVKIGTELVAVADARDGDGDAVDFRYRWRVNGSPVEGAEGERFATTGLERGDQVQVRTTASDGEAETAPLDSAPVVLGNSAPSITSTPGGVSADGSFQYALQASDPDGDRNLRYELAQGPEGASVDPLLGELRWSATRDDAGTHVFEVVVKDGHGGEARQRFEVVVRELPKARPTAAGGEAEEPVASIE from the coding sequence ATGAAGGGAGCCACCATCACGCGCTGGGTCGCCTGCACGGCGTCCGCCGCGCTCCTGGCCGCATGCGGCGGCGAGGTGCCGGCGCCGAGCGGCCGCTCGCTCTCGGCCCCGGTGACGGCGGCGGCGGCCACCGACAACCGGGCCCCGCGGATCGCGCGCGTAACCCTCGATCCCGCCGCGCCCCACGCCGGCGACGACGTCGTGGCGCGCGTCGAGGCGCTCGACCCGGACGGCGATGCCGTCGAGCTGCAGTTCGCGTGGACGGTCGGGGGCCGGCGCGTCGCCGGACGTGGTGCGAGCCTGCAGGTGCCTGCGCAGGCGGGCAAGGGCGTCGCGATCGAGGTGGAGGTCACGGCGCACGACGGGCGCACCGGCAGCGAGCCGATGAGCGCCTTCGCACGGGTGGGCAATCGTCCCCCGGAGCTCCTCGGTGCGCACATCGAGCCGGTCGAGAAGGTCAAGATCGGCACCGAGCTGGTCGCGGTGGCCGACGCCCGCGACGGGGACGGCGACGCCGTCGACTTCCGCTACCGCTGGCGCGTGAACGGCAGCCCGGTGGAGGGCGCCGAGGGTGAGCGCTTCGCAACGACCGGGCTCGAGCGCGGTGACCAGGTGCAGGTACGGACGACCGCAAGCGACGGCGAGGCGGAGACCGCGCCGCTCGACAGCGCGCCGGTCGTGCTGGGCAACTCCGCGCCCTCGATCACGTCGACGCCGGGGGGTGTCAGCGCCGATGGAAGCTTCCAGTACGCCCTGCAGGCGAGCGATCCCGACGGCGACCGCAACCTGCGCTACGAGCTCGCGCAGGGGCCCGAGGGGGCGAGCGTCGATCCCCTGCTCGGCGAGCTCCGCTGGTCGGCAACCCGGGACGACGCCGGAACCCACGTCTTCGAGGTCGTCGTGAAGGACGGGCACGGCGGCGAGGCCCGGCAACGCTTCGAGGTCGTGGTGCGCGAGCTGCCGAAGGCCCGGCCCACCGCGGCCGGCGGCGAGGCCGAGGAGCCGGTCGCCTCGATCGAGTAG
- a CDS encoding sigma-54 dependent transcriptional regulator translates to MSRRVLIVDDDESLRDSLALVLGAEGFEVAVAADGERALSQLDEVAPDIVLCDLRMPGIGGLELVPELVRRRSDATVILMSAWASDETALEAMRRGAYDYLAKPFQPGEALLAIRKAGERERLRRESRLLRREVERSLGERPIVAASPGMIEVLELIERAAEFKATVLLTGESGTGKEVLARALHAQSPRRDEAFVAVNCGAIPEPLLESELFGHAKGAFTGADRARRGLFQEADGGSLFLDEVGELPLALQVKLLRVLQEEEVRPLGESKARRVDVRVIAATARDLEAEVAAGRFREDLFYRLNVLRVHVPALRERREDVPLLVDHFLERFRRGLGRPVHAIADDALARLVAHPWPGNVRELENVIERAVILARGDRVTAQELPTNVVHPDPAAEAGVGQDLSLRRARRAAEIEAIRAALRATAGNRTHAARVLEISHRALLYKLKEYGIRG, encoded by the coding sequence GTGTCACGGCGGGTTCTGATCGTGGACGACGACGAATCCCTCCGGGACAGCCTCGCCCTGGTGTTGGGTGCGGAGGGCTTCGAGGTCGCCGTCGCCGCCGACGGCGAGCGCGCCCTGTCCCAGCTCGACGAGGTGGCCCCCGACATCGTCCTGTGTGATCTGCGCATGCCCGGGATCGGCGGCCTCGAGCTGGTCCCCGAGCTGGTGCGCCGGCGATCCGATGCAACCGTGATCCTGATGTCGGCCTGGGCCAGCGACGAGACCGCGCTCGAGGCGATGCGCCGCGGTGCCTACGACTACCTCGCCAAGCCCTTCCAGCCCGGTGAGGCGCTGCTCGCGATCCGCAAGGCCGGGGAGCGCGAGCGCCTGCGGCGCGAGAGCCGCCTCCTGCGCCGGGAGGTCGAGCGCTCGCTCGGCGAGCGGCCGATCGTCGCCGCGTCGCCGGGCATGATCGAGGTGCTCGAGCTGATCGAGCGCGCCGCCGAGTTCAAGGCCACCGTTCTGCTGACGGGAGAGAGCGGCACCGGGAAGGAGGTGCTCGCACGCGCGCTGCACGCCCAGTCGCCGCGCCGCGACGAGGCCTTCGTCGCCGTGAACTGCGGCGCGATCCCCGAGCCGCTCCTCGAGTCGGAGCTCTTCGGCCACGCCAAGGGCGCCTTCACCGGCGCCGACCGGGCGCGGCGCGGCCTGTTCCAGGAGGCCGACGGCGGCTCGCTCTTCCTCGACGAGGTGGGCGAGCTGCCGCTCGCGCTCCAGGTGAAGCTCCTGCGCGTCCTGCAGGAGGAGGAGGTGCGGCCGCTCGGCGAGTCGAAGGCGCGACGCGTCGACGTGCGGGTGATCGCCGCCACCGCCCGCGACCTCGAGGCCGAGGTCGCCGCGGGCCGCTTTCGCGAGGACCTCTTCTACCGCCTCAACGTGCTCCGCGTCCACGTTCCGGCGCTGCGCGAGCGGCGCGAGGACGTGCCGCTGCTCGTCGACCACTTCCTCGAGCGCTTCCGCCGCGGGCTCGGCCGCCCCGTGCACGCGATCGCCGACGACGCGCTCGCGCGGCTCGTCGCCCACCCCTGGCCCGGGAACGTCCGCGAGCTCGAGAACGTGATCGAGCGCGCGGTGATCCTGGCGCGCGGGGACCGCGTGACGGCGCAGGAGCTCCCGACCAACGTCGTGCACCCCGATCCCGCGGCCGAGGCCGGCGTCGGCCAGGACCTCTCGCTGCGGCGGGCGCGGCGCGCCGCCGAGATCGAGGCGATCCGCGCGGCGCTGCGCGCGACGGCGGGCAACCGCACCCACGCCGCGCGCGTGCTCGAGATCAGCCACCGCGCCCTGCTCTACAAGCTCAAGGAGTACGGGATCCGCGGCTGA
- a CDS encoding helix-turn-helix transcriptional regulator: MMSKAELARKAGLSTLTIDRVEAGRPCRLDTKRKILLALGKRVSDKDEIFSAEAGAGAPPLSITAVSEGDHAH; encoded by the coding sequence ATGATGAGCAAGGCGGAGCTGGCCCGAAAGGCGGGCCTCTCCACCTTGACGATCGATCGCGTCGAGGCGGGGCGCCCGTGCCGGCTCGACACCAAGCGAAAGATCCTCCTGGCTCTCGGCAAGCGGGTCTCGGACAAGGACGAGATCTTCAGCGCCGAGGCAGGAGCAGGGGCCCCCCCGCTCTCGATCACCGCCGTCTCGGAAGGCGATCACGCCCACTAG
- the pilM gene encoding type IV pilus assembly protein PilM has protein sequence MQIVPRLRSKSIVGLDIGSSCVKAVEVVPRGDGFELAHLGIAPLPHDAIVDGAFLNSGAIADAIREALGKSGSKAKHVAAAVSGHSVIVKKISVPAMTVEELEESIRWEAEQYIPFDVNEVNLDFEVIQHGDADRPMEVLLVAAKRDLIDDYVNLIGEAGLTPSVIDVAGFAVENAFEANYEPGPEDVVAVINIGAQVTNINVVSGGVPAFTRDVSTGGNQYTAEIQRALSISFDEAERIKIGEPSARESQDVVPQEVEQAMRSVTNNLVGEIARSLDFFSATAADTRIQRLVLAGGSARVPGIDTVFRERTGLSVEILNPLHKMMPSNRFDPEFLAQVGPSLGVGVGLALRRVDES, from the coding sequence GTGCAGATCGTTCCGCGACTTCGCTCGAAGTCCATCGTCGGTCTCGACATCGGCTCGTCCTGCGTGAAGGCCGTCGAGGTCGTCCCGCGCGGGGACGGCTTCGAGCTGGCGCACCTCGGGATCGCGCCGCTCCCGCACGACGCGATCGTCGACGGGGCCTTCCTCAACTCCGGCGCGATCGCCGACGCGATCCGCGAGGCGCTCGGAAAGTCGGGCAGCAAGGCCAAGCACGTGGCCGCGGCGGTGTCGGGCCACTCGGTGATCGTCAAGAAGATCTCGGTGCCGGCCATGACGGTGGAGGAGCTCGAGGAGAGCATCCGCTGGGAGGCCGAGCAGTACATCCCCTTCGACGTCAACGAGGTGAACCTCGACTTCGAGGTGATCCAGCACGGCGATGCCGACCGGCCGATGGAGGTGCTGCTGGTCGCCGCCAAGCGCGACCTGATCGACGACTACGTGAACCTGATCGGCGAGGCCGGACTCACGCCCTCGGTGATCGACGTGGCCGGCTTCGCCGTGGAGAACGCCTTCGAGGCCAACTACGAGCCGGGCCCGGAGGACGTGGTCGCGGTGATCAACATCGGGGCCCAGGTCACCAACATCAACGTGGTGTCGGGCGGGGTGCCCGCCTTCACCCGTGACGTCTCCACGGGTGGCAACCAGTACACCGCCGAAATCCAGCGCGCGCTCTCGATCAGCTTCGACGAGGCCGAGCGGATCAAGATCGGCGAGCCGTCGGCGCGCGAGAGCCAGGACGTCGTGCCCCAGGAGGTCGAGCAGGCGATGCGCTCGGTCACCAACAACCTGGTGGGCGAGATCGCGCGCTCGCTCGACTTCTTCTCGGCGACCGCTGCCGACACCCGGATCCAGCGCCTGGTGCTGGCCGGCGGGTCGGCGCGGGTGCCTGGCATCGACACGGTGTTCCGCGAGCGGACGGGGCTCTCGGTCGAGATCCTGAACCCGCTCCACAAGATGATGCCGTCGAACCGCTTCGATCCCGAGTTCCTGGCCCAGGTCGGGCCGTCGCTCGGGGTGGGTGTCGGCCTGGCGCTGCGGAGGGTGGACGAGTCGTGA
- a CDS encoding PilN domain-containing protein, which produces MIRINLLPVREARRKAGVRQQMMLLAASLVGAVLLAGVVQVWMMGRISATRGRVAALEKQLEQFKPQQEQVAKFKAKKAEIEQKLAVIENLERSRSGPVHIMDELASHIPERVWLNDLNADNGQIALGGMSLDNELVALFLRALDDSPYFARVELESTELKLVDSLKLNTFQIRAALESPDQPYGEQAPAAAAPAKGQPARKPPGRGAAAAAQ; this is translated from the coding sequence GTGATCCGCATCAACCTTCTCCCCGTTCGCGAAGCGCGCCGCAAGGCGGGCGTGCGCCAGCAGATGATGCTGCTGGCCGCGAGCCTGGTCGGCGCGGTGCTCCTGGCCGGTGTCGTCCAGGTCTGGATGATGGGCCGCATCTCGGCGACGCGCGGGCGCGTGGCGGCGCTCGAGAAGCAGCTCGAGCAGTTCAAGCCGCAGCAGGAGCAGGTGGCCAAGTTCAAGGCCAAGAAGGCCGAGATCGAGCAGAAGCTCGCGGTGATCGAGAACCTCGAGCGCTCGCGCTCCGGCCCGGTCCACATCATGGACGAGCTGGCCTCGCACATTCCCGAACGGGTCTGGCTGAACGACCTGAACGCCGACAACGGCCAGATCGCGCTCGGCGGCATGAGCCTCGACAACGAGCTGGTCGCGCTCTTCCTGCGGGCGCTCGACGACTCGCCGTACTTCGCGCGGGTGGAGCTCGAGTCGACCGAGCTGAAGCTGGTCGACTCGCTCAAGCTCAACACCTTCCAGATCCGTGCGGCGCTCGAGTCGCCCGACCAGCCCTACGGCGAGCAGGCGCCGGCGGCGGCCGCGCCCGCCAAGGGCCAGCCGGCCAGGAAGCCCCCGGGCCGCGGCGCCGCCGCGGCGGCGCAGTAG
- a CDS encoding type 4a pilus biogenesis protein PilO: MNLGLDQITTRLEAFTKLPRAYRMAAIPVLCALVLGLYGFLLYKPASASLEQVAAKERNLQRQVSEVRAIVANLAAFEQELSDLEQKLKLALRQLPDSKELPVLLTDISSLGKDAGLEFKLFKPKAEVVRDFYAEVPIEIEFSGSYHDIARFFDKVSKLPRIVNVNRMVMKLADADTQSTVLNVSGEATTFRFIEQPAAPAQPGAHPAGKAPRAASAARPQGGRS, translated from the coding sequence ATGAACCTCGGACTCGACCAGATCACGACCAGGCTCGAGGCCTTCACCAAGCTGCCGCGGGCCTACCGGATGGCCGCCATTCCGGTCCTGTGCGCCCTCGTGCTCGGCCTCTACGGCTTCCTGCTCTACAAGCCGGCCAGTGCCTCGCTGGAGCAGGTCGCGGCCAAGGAGCGCAATCTCCAGCGCCAGGTGAGCGAGGTCCGCGCGATCGTCGCCAACCTGGCGGCCTTTGAGCAGGAGCTCTCCGACCTCGAGCAGAAGCTCAAGCTCGCGCTGCGCCAGCTGCCGGACAGCAAGGAGCTGCCGGTGCTGCTCACCGACATCTCGAGCCTGGGCAAGGACGCGGGCCTCGAGTTCAAGCTCTTCAAGCCGAAGGCGGAGGTCGTGCGCGACTTCTACGCCGAGGTCCCGATCGAGATCGAGTTCAGCGGCAGCTACCACGACATCGCGCGCTTCTTCGACAAGGTCTCGAAGCTGCCGCGGATCGTGAACGTGAACCGTATGGTGATGAAGCTCGCCGATGCCGATACCCAGTCGACGGTGCTGAACGTGAGCGGCGAGGCGACCACGTTCCGGTTCATCGAGCAGCCGGCGGCGCCCGCCCAGCCGGGTGCGCATCCGGCGGGCAAGGCGCCGCGGGCCGCTTCGGCCGCCCGGCCGCAGGGGGGACGCTCGTGA
- a CDS encoding pilus assembly protein PilP gives MKAWVLGGLLAALVLGPGCSRENANAPTVQDYEQKRAELMKRSKGQVVQQRAAKPGEPAAPQEGLVAAAGDYTYVAAPGRRDPFRSFIEDQKQRLAKTERGPLEQFDLSQLTVVAVVWGTGRPRALVEDPSGRGYVVQVGTPIGKNDGSVTSISDNAVTVRETYVDYLGAQTQKEIEMRTRSTTQGG, from the coding sequence GTGAAGGCATGGGTCCTCGGAGGACTGCTCGCTGCGCTCGTGCTCGGGCCCGGCTGCTCGCGCGAGAACGCGAACGCGCCGACGGTCCAGGACTACGAGCAGAAGCGGGCCGAGCTGATGAAGCGCTCGAAGGGCCAGGTGGTGCAGCAGCGCGCTGCCAAGCCCGGCGAGCCGGCCGCGCCGCAGGAGGGGCTCGTCGCCGCCGCCGGCGACTACACCTATGTCGCAGCGCCGGGCCGCCGCGACCCGTTCCGGTCCTTCATCGAGGACCAGAAGCAGCGGCTCGCGAAGACGGAGCGCGGGCCGCTCGAGCAGTTCGACCTGAGCCAGCTCACGGTCGTCGCCGTGGTGTGGGGGACCGGCCGTCCCCGCGCGCTCGTCGAGGACCCGTCGGGCCGGGGCTACGTCGTCCAGGTGGGCACGCCGATCGGCAAGAACGACGGCTCGGTCACCAGCATCAGCGACAACGCCGTCACGGTCCGCGAGACCTACGTGGACTATCTGGGTGCGCAGACCCAGAAGGAAATCGAGATGCGCACTCGTTCGACGACCCAGGGAGGGTGA
- the pilQ gene encoding type IV pilus secretin PilQ — protein sequence MFATVRVRYRMIAAASAFAALWLGHASGAATPSATPDDAGAPAVSAAPAAAAGSAAKTLLAVRAEATPQGMLVHLDADGALQGVESFTLSQPARLVLDLPGVQSQVAEQVVRVESGPVERIRVGQHQGKVRIVLDAGDDAGAFAGHRLESLAGGMVVALGGAAPQPASAAPATGGTASGTEGGASSTAAVPATGGATVRQVAYARAEDVDRVVVSADRAVDYQVMRPDPKTLMLVVPGATLAPDAATRVAPEGKGPVALVSAFQQPDAKTPEVRIVVERAAGLEPQVSRDGHDIVLAFEHGQAAAALPVNAGDKAGKKTAAAPAPAAAKAVAAASLPANAAEPSAAAVEGGVEPIDQLDEGGLLDGKEYVGRRISLDFKDVDIRDVLRLIADVSDLNIIAGDEVTGNVTIRLVDVPWDQALDVILLTKGLGFVRVGNVLRIAPAEMLKAEEEARLQERRAKEKLEDLIVKLQPVNYAKVGEVAKLVKRLLTARGTVDVDERTNTIIIKDIPGVIDEATALVKAIDSQTPQVMIEARIVEASLDFSKEIGTEWGFGTQPDEDEDDFTIGGMRPITSQDSQFPFNQANNAVVTNPITLNPAGLMNLGAFLLDDRVNVDVRIAAAELNGEGKVISSPRVVTLDNREALIEQGVSIPFQTFENGDAQLEFIDAVLSLKVTPHITADRSIIMAVEVTRNAPDESIDTPTGSPAIAKNQAKTETLVKDGQTLVLGGIYVIEKSESSQRVPGFWKLPVIGNAFRNFDNEDSRRELLIFVTPSVVMQAGAVGG from the coding sequence ATGTTCGCCACCGTTCGCGTTCGCTATCGCATGATCGCCGCAGCCAGCGCCTTTGCTGCGCTGTGGCTCGGCCACGCGTCCGGAGCGGCTACGCCCTCCGCGACGCCCGATGACGCCGGCGCACCGGCCGTCTCGGCCGCTCCGGCGGCCGCGGCGGGCAGCGCCGCCAAGACCCTGCTCGCGGTGCGCGCCGAGGCGACGCCGCAGGGCATGCTCGTCCACCTCGACGCGGACGGCGCGCTCCAGGGGGTCGAGAGCTTCACGCTGAGCCAGCCGGCCCGGCTGGTGCTCGACCTGCCCGGCGTGCAGAGCCAGGTCGCCGAGCAGGTGGTCCGGGTCGAGTCCGGCCCCGTCGAACGGATCCGGGTCGGCCAGCACCAGGGCAAGGTCCGGATCGTGCTCGACGCCGGCGACGACGCCGGGGCCTTCGCGGGCCACCGGCTCGAGTCGCTGGCGGGGGGCATGGTCGTGGCCCTCGGTGGGGCCGCTCCGCAGCCCGCGAGCGCGGCACCGGCCACCGGCGGAACGGCGAGCGGGACCGAGGGCGGCGCCTCCTCGACGGCGGCAGTGCCCGCGACGGGCGGCGCCACCGTGCGCCAGGTCGCCTACGCCAGGGCCGAGGACGTGGATCGCGTCGTGGTGTCGGCCGACCGCGCCGTCGACTACCAGGTGATGCGCCCCGACCCGAAGACGCTGATGCTCGTCGTGCCGGGCGCCACGCTTGCGCCCGACGCGGCCACCCGCGTGGCGCCGGAGGGCAAGGGCCCCGTCGCGCTGGTCAGCGCATTCCAGCAGCCCGACGCGAAGACGCCCGAGGTCCGGATCGTCGTCGAGCGCGCCGCGGGCCTCGAGCCCCAGGTGAGCCGCGACGGCCACGACATCGTGCTCGCCTTCGAGCACGGGCAGGCCGCGGCGGCGCTGCCGGTGAACGCCGGTGACAAGGCCGGGAAGAAGACGGCGGCGGCCCCGGCGCCCGCGGCGGCCAAGGCCGTGGCGGCCGCGTCGCTGCCGGCCAACGCGGCCGAGCCCTCGGCGGCGGCCGTCGAGGGCGGCGTCGAGCCGATCGACCAGCTCGACGAGGGCGGCCTGCTCGACGGCAAGGAGTACGTCGGGCGCCGCATCAGCCTCGACTTCAAGGACGTGGACATCCGCGACGTGCTGCGCCTCATCGCGGACGTCTCCGACCTCAACATCATCGCCGGTGACGAGGTGACCGGGAACGTGACCATCCGCCTCGTCGACGTGCCGTGGGACCAGGCGCTCGACGTGATCCTGCTGACCAAGGGCCTCGGCTTCGTGCGGGTGGGCAACGTGCTCCGGATCGCACCGGCCGAGATGCTCAAGGCCGAGGAGGAGGCGCGCCTGCAGGAGCGCCGGGCCAAGGAGAAGCTCGAGGACCTGATCGTGAAGCTCCAGCCCGTGAACTACGCCAAGGTCGGCGAGGTGGCGAAGCTGGTGAAGCGGCTCCTCACCGCCCGCGGCACCGTGGACGTGGACGAGCGCACCAACACGATCATCATCAAGGACATCCCGGGCGTGATCGACGAGGCCACCGCGCTGGTCAAGGCGATCGACTCCCAGACGCCGCAGGTGATGATCGAGGCGCGCATCGTCGAGGCATCGCTCGATTTCTCGAAGGAGATCGGCACCGAGTGGGGCTTCGGGACCCAGCCGGACGAGGACGAGGACGACTTCACGATCGGCGGAATGCGCCCGATCACCTCGCAGGACAGCCAGTTCCCCTTCAACCAGGCCAACAACGCCGTCGTGACCAACCCGATCACGCTGAACCCGGCCGGCCTCATGAACCTGGGCGCCTTCCTGCTCGACGACCGCGTCAACGTGGACGTCCGCATCGCGGCGGCCGAGCTCAACGGCGAGGGCAAGGTGATCTCGAGCCCGCGCGTCGTGACCCTCGACAACCGGGAGGCGCTGATCGAGCAGGGTGTCTCGATCCCGTTCCAGACCTTCGAGAACGGCGACGCCCAGCTCGAGTTCATCGACGCCGTGCTCTCGCTCAAGGTGACGCCGCACATCACCGCCGACCGCAGCATCATCATGGCGGTCGAGGTGACGCGCAACGCGCCCGACGAGAGCATCGACACGCCGACCGGCTCGCCGGCGATCGCGAAGAACCAGGCCAAGACCGAGACGCTGGTCAAGGACGGCCAGACCCTGGTCCTGGGCGGGATCTACGTGATCGAGAAGTCGGAGAGCTCGCAGCGCGTGCCGGGCTTCTGGAAGCTCCCGGTGATCGGGAACGCCTTCCGGAACTTCGACAACGAGGACTCGCGGCGCGAGCTGCTGATCTTCGTGACGCCCTCGGTGGTGATGCAGGCCGGCGCCGTCGGCGGCTGA
- the aroB gene encoding 3-dehydroquinate synthase: MSGATIWLVGAMGAGKSAVGARLAERLGLAFADADLEVERTAGARIPEIFAREGEAGFRARERRAIEALAGSAVVVALGGGAIAQPGAPERLAASGTVVWLRARPETLAARIGDAAGRPLLAGLDAHGRRARLRALLAERSPCYATATIAVDTDGLAPGAVAARIAALLQGRPEGAERMEGAATARTVRVELGARSYEIHLGFETLDQAGPAIAACTKARRAAIVTVPEVGRRYAPRLERSLREAGLRVRRLLVPDGERAKSFTWAQRLYGALLDFEADRGTVVVALGGGVVGDLAGFVAATWMRGVPFVQVPTTLLAMADASVGGKVAVDLPRGKNLVGAFHQPRVVWMDLATLRSLPLRQRAAGLAEMIKHGAIRDAALFERFERDVEGVLALEPAPTLDLLARSCAIKAEIVSQDEREAGLRMLLNFGHTLAHAVETLSGYRRILHGEAVALGMAFAARRSESLGHAPAGTADRLEALLERAGLPTRPPAFPRRAYLSALRVDKKRTDAHVRFVVLRGIGRADTVPLTPAEILPRDFGARAVGRGRAGSEQGPARRRRR, translated from the coding sequence ATGTCGGGGGCGACGATCTGGCTGGTGGGCGCGATGGGCGCCGGGAAGTCGGCGGTGGGCGCACGCCTGGCCGAGCGCCTCGGCCTCGCCTTCGCGGATGCGGACCTCGAGGTGGAGCGCACGGCCGGCGCGCGGATCCCGGAGATCTTCGCGCGCGAGGGCGAGGCGGGCTTCCGCGCGCGCGAGCGGCGTGCGATCGAGGCGCTGGCAGGAAGCGCGGTCGTGGTGGCGCTCGGCGGCGGGGCCATCGCCCAGCCCGGCGCGCCCGAGCGGCTTGCCGCGAGCGGCACGGTCGTCTGGCTGCGCGCGCGCCCCGAGACCCTCGCGGCCCGGATCGGCGACGCCGCCGGGCGCCCGCTGCTGGCGGGCCTCGACGCGCACGGGCGCCGCGCGCGGCTGCGGGCGTTGCTCGCAGAGCGCTCGCCCTGCTATGCGACGGCGACGATCGCCGTCGACACCGACGGGCTCGCGCCCGGCGCCGTCGCGGCCCGGATCGCAGCCTTGCTGCAGGGACGGCCGGAGGGAGCGGAGCGGATGGAAGGGGCGGCCACGGCACGCACGGTCCGGGTGGAGCTCGGCGCGCGGAGCTACGAGATCCACCTGGGGTTCGAGACGCTCGACCAGGCCGGGCCCGCGATCGCCGCCTGCACGAAGGCGCGCCGCGCGGCGATCGTGACCGTGCCCGAGGTGGGCCGGCGCTACGCGCCGCGGCTCGAGCGGAGCCTGCGGGAGGCCGGCCTCCGGGTGCGCCGGCTCCTGGTCCCCGACGGCGAGCGCGCCAAGAGCTTCACCTGGGCCCAGCGGCTCTACGGCGCCCTCCTCGACTTCGAGGCCGACCGCGGCACCGTCGTGGTCGCGCTCGGGGGCGGCGTCGTCGGCGATCTCGCCGGCTTCGTCGCCGCCACCTGGATGCGGGGCGTGCCCTTCGTCCAGGTGCCGACGACGCTCCTCGCGATGGCCGACGCCAGCGTCGGCGGGAAGGTGGCGGTGGACCTGCCGCGCGGGAAGAACCTGGTGGGGGCCTTCCACCAGCCCCGCGTGGTCTGGATGGACCTTGCGACCCTGCGCAGCCTGCCGCTCCGCCAGCGCGCCGCGGGCCTGGCCGAGATGATCAAGCACGGCGCGATCCGGGACGCGGCCCTCTTCGAGCGCTTCGAGCGCGACGTGGAGGGCGTCCTCGCCCTCGAGCCCGCGCCGACGCTCGACCTCCTCGCCCGCTCCTGCGCGATCAAGGCGGAGATCGTGAGCCAGGACGAGCGCGAGGCGGGCCTGCGCATGCTCCTCAACTTCGGGCACACCCTGGCCCACGCCGTCGAGACCCTGAGCGGGTACCGGCGGATCCTGCACGGCGAGGCGGTGGCGCTCGGGATGGCGTTCGCGGCGCGCCGCTCGGAGTCGCTGGGCCACGCCCCCGCCGGGACCGCCGATCGCCTGGAGGCCCTGCTCGAGCGGGCCGGCCTTCCCACCCGGCCGCCGGCCTTCCCGCGCCGGGCTTATCTCTCGGCGCTGCGTGTCGATAAGAAGCGCACGGACGCGCACGTCCGCTTCGTCGTCTTGCGCGGGATCGGCCGGGCCGACACCGTCCCGCTGACGCCCGCCGAGATCCTGCCGAGGGATTTCGGCGCGCGTGCGGTGGGGAGGGGCCGGGCCGGTTCGGAGCAAGGGCCCGCGCGGCGGCGACGAAGGTGA